Part of the Sodalinema gerasimenkoae IPPAS B-353 genome is shown below.
TCATGTAGCTTTTCAGCAAACGCATTCGCGTCGATAAATCTCCATCATTTTCTGGTAACGTCCATAGACCATGGAAATGGTTAGGTAACAAGACAAAGGCGTCGATTTCAAAAGGACGTTTTCGGCGAACTTTTGTGATTGCCTCTCGCAAGGCCAAACGAGCTATATCACGACACAACCAAGGCTGGCGATCGCAGGTCACCTGTGTTATAAAATACGTGGCCCCGTTCCAAGGTTTCCGCCGATAATTTGCCATCTCATTTTAGGAATGATAGACCAAACGGTAGGGTGAGTCCCGGCACCAATCCATTTTAAACCTTTTCCAGGTTAATAATACAGCCAACGGTAGGGTGCGTCCCGGCATCGAGCCATTTTCAACTTTGACCCAAGATGTCCAACTTGCCGGAACGCACCGATGGCCCGGGTTAATAATACAGTCAACGGTAGGGTGCGTCCCGGCATCGAGCCATTTTCAACTTTGACCCAAGATGTCCAACTTGCCGGAACGCACCGATGGCCCGGGTTAATAATACAGTCAACGGTAGGGTGCGTCCCGGCATCGAGCCATTTTCAACTTTGACCCAAGATGTCCAACTTGCCGGAACGCACCGATGGCCCGGGTTAATAATACAGTCAACGGTAGGGTGCGTCCCGGCATCGAGCCATTTTCAACTTTGACCCAAGATGTCCAACTTGCCGGAACGCACCGA
Proteins encoded:
- a CDS encoding REP-associated tyrosine transposase — protein: MANYRRKPWNGATYFITQVTCDRQPWLCRDIARLALREAITKVRRKRPFEIDAFVLLPNHFHGLWTLPENDGDLSTRMRLLKSYMTRSIGDQLNLNTKTTPSREARRERNLWQRRFWEHRVRDEEEFAAYCDYIHINPVKHQLCQSPTDWPWSSVHRFIQQGIYSLDWGI